In Drechmeria coniospora strain ARSEF 6962 chromosome 03, whole genome shotgun sequence, the DNA window TGCGTCCTTGCAAGGCCGAAAGTGACGCCGAACAGTGTCCAGCTGCCGTTTTTTACATTTACTCGTCGTACCCATACATACTCCTTCACCGCTCGACGCGGCAGCGTTGGCCATCGCCGCTTCGAcacctgcactgcactgcactgcacgcAACGGCGGCCAGCCCTCACTTACACGTCCGTTTAAAACATACTTGCACGCACACGAGTGCTGTacgctgctcgagctcgaatACTGCTGCCCAACTGCCGAAGCATACGACCAATCAGCCATCGACGTAGCCTTGCTCGACTGCATGCGCCTtctgcctcgtcgacctttcTTCCCTCGCCACCGCTCCTAGACGCCTCGACCGACAGTCTCCTGCTTCCTTTCGTtcctcgcggccgacgggcgtGCCCAAGCATTCTCGCCACCCTCCTCTCGTTCCCTCGACCTACCCTCGTCGCACATCGGAGTATACCGTGGCGGCCATCGATCTCGTTCGGTACCTGCGGCGacaccccccctcctccccgtcCGGGGAAGCTGAAGAGAGTGTGACGCGGCGAGtggccgccgcagccgtcgAGACATGCTGCCGATGAGGTTTGCCTCGGTTCGGCAAAAGAGCCGGCCGGCCCTGAGCAGGCCATCCTTCCTGGACGACCCAGGTCTCGTTGCCGTGCGATACGAGAACACGAAGCAAGCAGAGCCACCCATCCCGCTGCCGCCACCTCGCTCGCCGCTTCGCATTCCGAGCGAGGCCAGCTCTTCGAGGTCCAtcagcacgacgacgacgacgacgcacacgccctcgtcgcccattTCTTCGCCCTGCAGCagccccgtcgtcgtcgcgccgccgccgagccatctgcccttcgccgccgcgccgcccacGGAGCAGCATCCGGCCCTCCGAAGGCCACCCTtggcggcaacggcgcgtgccgtcgaggacgggaaGCGAGACTCGGGCCACGCAcgcacctcgacgtcgacggccaccatcgacgaggcctgCGAGGAGTTTGGCGTCGAGCATGACGAGAAAGCCCGCGCCGAGCTGGCAGCCTTGGTggcatcggccgccgccgccgcgcgggGAGGCCAGGAGCAACACGTCGAgcatccgtcgccggcaggcCAGGCCAAGCAtcgtcctgctgctgccggcgagcctcgggcggcggaagcggccggagcgccgccgacgacctctgccgtggccgccacggcgccttccacgccgtcgccctcgtgcAGGGAGATGCCACGCTTTCCCTCGTCCGAGCCGAgggccgtcctcgacgcccatTATTTTTCTTCGCCCGCGCCCACGGAGAGCGTGCGGGCGCGAGTTCGACGAAGCGAGGAAGCGCCAACCACCCCACGGACGGTagcgccgatgccgatgcaaCCTCAGCCCTTGCTGCGGGGCTCTGCGCCACCCGTCTCCTCTCGCCGGCAGCCACAAGCACGACAACCTTCGCCCAACGGCCCCCGATCCGATCCCTCGACACCGCCCAAAACGCCCAGCTTTTCGTcgttcgaggccgacgacgacgccgacggccagtTCTCGCCCCTCGTCATCTCCATCCCCACCGACACCCTCATCGATCATGAGTTCATGGCCGGCTTCTCCTTCTCAAAACGCGGTAGCATCATTTTCCGAGGGCAGCGCGCCAtggctgccgacggcgcggcctcgccgagccctggctcgctcgacgacgacgccccgcCGCCCCGGGTCAAGGTGTCTCCGAGCGATGtgagcgccgccgccgcgccgccgcccgacatccgcctcctctccgccgacgtcgagaagGAGTCGCAAAAGGTCAGGTCGCTCTACcaagccggcgacgccctccACTGGGAGGACGGCGCGAGGCATTCGTTCTGCGAGCGCCTGGAGCCGACGCCCGAGATGCCGACCGAGGAGTCTACCGATGGCCCGTACGTATTCCCCTCCTGCCCCCTGCCCCGTTGCCGAGCGCGCCTTGCTGACCCGCCGTCGCGcgccaggccgtcgacgcatcATCTCGCCTCGGGcttcccctcgtcgccctctgcAGGCTCCTCGCTCCTGCAGCAGCGCGGCTCGAAACGGGACAGCGAGCTGGCCGGGGGCATTGAGGACTgggaggacgtcgacggcgccgacgtcgaccgcTACGGCTTCATCAacccctcgacgccgcgcaTCGGCCCCCCGACGGAGCTCAAGTCGGCCCAGCACTccccgaggcggcgagccaTGCTCCAGAAGAGGGACCCCATGGGCTTCTCCTcccacctc includes these proteins:
- a CDS encoding TBC domain protein; translated protein: MLPMRFASVRQKSRPALSRPSFLDDPGLVAVRYENTKQAEPPIPLPPPRSPLRIPSEASSSRSISTTTTTTHTPSSPISSPCSSPVVVAPPPSHLPFAAAPPTEQHPALRRPPLAATARAVEDGKRDSGHARTSTSTATIDEACEEFGVEHDEKARAELAALVASAAAAARGGQEQHVEHPSPAGQAKHRPAAAGEPRAAEAAGAPPTTSAVAATAPSTPSPSCREMPRFPSSEPRAVLDAHYFSSPAPTESVRARVRRSEEAPTTPRTVAPMPMQPQPLLRGSAPPVSSRRQPQARQPSPNGPRSDPSTPPKTPSFSSFEADDDADGQFSPLVISIPTDTLIDHEFMAGFSFSKRGSIIFRGQRAMAADGAASPSPGSLDDDAPPPRVKVSPSDVSAAAAPPPDIRLLSADVEKESQKVRSLYQAGDALHWEDGARHSFCERLEPTPEMPTEESTDGPPSTHHLASGFPSSPSAGSSLLQQRGSKRDSELAGGIEDWEDVDGADVDRYGFINPSTPRIGPPTELKSAQHSPRRRAMLQKRDPMGFSSHLGGGRLPSRKVSARSLNTQNSEMSVASRRSSRSVIRQAGNLLPHNRNRRWMDEAGDMLTVSPNLQDAVEEAQVGKLSEALKRKEWERSEKWHKMAKVVRSPVQGHGMGFEFDVRSPKLIERTWKGIPDRWRAAAWWSFLATSAREHEGSPSAEEIMGSFHRLQQTSSPDDVQIDLDVPRTINRHIMFRRRYRGGQRLLFRVLHALSIYFPETGYVQGMASLAATLLCYFDEDKCFVMLVWMWRFRGLDRLYRPGFDGLMAALREFETHWLDKDVASNLADLCVDPTAYGTRWYLTLFNLSIPFPAQLRVWDVFLLLGVDGQQPSAAGATDEGKVVGAEAPTGLDVLHATSAALVQALREVLVDSDFENAMKALTSWIPVKDEDLLMKVTKAEWKTHQSRRKT